A region from the Oceanidesulfovibrio marinus genome encodes:
- a CDS encoding sensor histidine kinase, translating into MCFFRDLSIGRKLLLVIMFTSMTAVILASTTLLLNDYLSFRKGMERDLDVISRIIAGNLNAALYFQDAGAAEETLSALANNPRIRGGWLYAANGSLFAAYARGDVEQVKGFARLGIPMFGEGMRLDGHSMARYLPVHVEGEPVGTLYVESDLQELDNRLHANLGLAFLVCVAAAIVAFALSTVFKRIMITPAAALAETARRISRDRDYTARAQQYGGDELGQLAHTFNEMLDEVQRRDEALARYSRDLEQEVAERSKIQQQLQMAKDSAEESNRMKSEFLSMVSHELRTPLTSVRGYAKLSHKRLRRYVFPLVPNSDPKLAKIKRQLDENMQIIVSESERLTFLINDVLDLNKLDAGAVDWSMEPYDVAEIVEHALNVCGNLFDGKPIESSMLVTNGIPRVRCDRNRILQVLINLVSNAAKFTPAGEVTVRVERNADTVVVSVSDTGIGIQPEHREAIFERFRQLGDTLTDRPAGTGLGLAICREIVEVHGGRIWVEPHSSQGSVFFFTLPIAGSVAGSQNTRML; encoded by the coding sequence ATGTGTTTCTTTCGCGATCTTTCCATTGGCCGGAAGCTGCTGCTGGTGATCATGTTCACCAGTATGACGGCCGTGATTCTCGCCTCCACCACCTTGTTGCTCAACGACTACCTTTCCTTCCGCAAGGGCATGGAGCGCGATCTGGACGTCATCTCCCGGATTATTGCCGGGAACCTCAACGCTGCGCTCTACTTTCAGGATGCAGGGGCCGCGGAGGAGACACTCTCCGCCCTGGCCAACAACCCGCGCATCCGCGGCGGGTGGCTTTATGCGGCGAATGGCTCCCTGTTCGCAGCCTACGCCCGCGGAGACGTGGAGCAGGTCAAAGGGTTCGCCAGGCTGGGCATCCCCATGTTCGGCGAGGGCATGCGCCTGGACGGTCACAGCATGGCCCGGTACTTGCCGGTTCACGTGGAGGGCGAGCCTGTGGGCACGCTCTACGTGGAGAGCGACCTGCAGGAGCTGGACAACCGCCTGCACGCCAACCTCGGCCTAGCCTTTCTTGTGTGCGTGGCCGCGGCTATCGTGGCCTTCGCGCTCTCCACCGTGTTCAAGCGGATCATGATCACGCCGGCCGCGGCCCTGGCGGAAACGGCGCGGCGCATCTCGCGCGACAGGGACTACACCGCACGCGCCCAGCAGTACGGCGGGGACGAGCTGGGCCAGCTCGCACACACCTTCAATGAGATGCTCGATGAGGTCCAGCGCCGTGACGAAGCCCTGGCCCGCTACAGCCGCGACCTGGAGCAGGAGGTGGCCGAGCGCAGCAAGATCCAGCAGCAGCTGCAGATGGCCAAGGACAGCGCCGAGGAGTCCAACCGCATGAAGAGCGAGTTCCTGTCCATGGTCTCGCACGAGCTGCGCACGCCGCTGACCTCGGTGCGCGGCTACGCCAAGCTCAGCCACAAGCGGCTCCGGCGCTATGTCTTCCCCCTTGTGCCCAACAGCGACCCCAAGCTCGCCAAGATCAAGCGCCAGCTCGACGAGAACATGCAGATCATCGTCTCGGAGAGCGAACGGCTGACCTTCCTCATCAACGACGTGCTCGACCTGAACAAGCTGGACGCCGGCGCTGTGGACTGGAGCATGGAACCGTATGACGTGGCCGAGATCGTGGAGCATGCGCTCAACGTTTGCGGCAACCTCTTCGACGGCAAGCCAATCGAGAGCTCCATGCTTGTCACCAATGGAATTCCGCGGGTGCGGTGCGACCGCAACCGTATCCTCCAGGTGCTTATCAATCTCGTCTCGAATGCGGCCAAGTTCACTCCCGCTGGGGAGGTAACAGTGCGTGTGGAGCGGAACGCCGACACCGTGGTTGTCAGCGTCTCGGACACGGGCATCGGCATCCAGCCGGAGCATCGCGAGGCCATCTTCGAGCGCTTCCGCCAGCTCGGGGACACGCTCACCGACCGGCCGGCCGGCACCGGCCTCGGCCTGGCCATCTGCAGGGAAATTGTCGAGGTCCACGGCGGCCGCATCTGGGTGGAACCCCATAGCAGTCAGGGCAGCGTCTTCTTTTTCACGTTGCCCATCGCCGGGAGCGTGGCGGGTTCGCAGAATACCAGGATGCTCTAG
- a CDS encoding YfiR family protein encodes MRHRIGAAQDSGSLFPEWLCRVAIAMIILAYVVLRPIAARTGEVRQPTEQEVKVALLYKFAKFVEWSEVRMREAKTFRICILGRNPFGEALGLLEGKQIKDMPLAVHFAREPAEVGACHIVFVGRDWAERFDEVLATLGSRGVLFVGDISGFAQRGGVLEFSLENGRVGFAINPDAARREGLAISSKLMRLARVVDGN; translated from the coding sequence ATGAGGCATCGGATCGGCGCCGCGCAAGACAGCGGATCGCTTTTCCCGGAGTGGCTTTGCCGGGTCGCCATCGCCATGATCATTCTGGCGTATGTGGTGCTGCGGCCCATTGCCGCCAGAACCGGCGAGGTGCGCCAGCCCACGGAGCAGGAAGTGAAGGTGGCGCTGCTCTACAAGTTCGCCAAGTTCGTGGAGTGGTCCGAGGTCAGGATGCGCGAGGCCAAGACCTTCCGCATCTGCATTCTTGGCCGCAATCCCTTTGGCGAAGCCCTCGGTCTGCTGGAAGGCAAACAGATCAAGGACATGCCCCTTGCGGTGCACTTTGCCAGGGAGCCGGCCGAGGTCGGGGCGTGCCATATCGTCTTTGTCGGCAGGGACTGGGCCGAGCGATTCGACGAGGTGCTCGCCACGCTGGGCAGTCGCGGCGTCCTCTTTGTCGGCGATATCTCCGGCTTTGCGCAGCGCGGCGGCGTGCTGGAGTTCTCCCTGGAAAACGGCCGCGTGGGATTTGCCATCAACCCCGACGCCGCCCGTCGCGAAGGGCTCGCTATCAGCTCCAAGCTCATGCGCCTCGCGCGCGTGGTGGACGGGAACTAG
- a CDS encoding TonB-dependent receptor plug domain-containing protein: MDNLLPVMVQRIILGLVMCCVCLPVAAQAQEESNASQVDITELSLETLVNLQVVTACRAKKALFKTASAGYVITSEDIRRSSATTIPDLLRTVPGVNVAQINANSWSVSVRGFGQRFSGKLLVLKDGMTIYTPTFSGVYWDIRDTMLEDVDRIEIIRGPGGAVWGANAVNGIINIITKNAADTQGGLVVAAGGTEEGISEVRYGGTVGDDLSYRIWGKGALRDASVHDDGSRGQDGWSSLRGGLRADMTPTDNDRVTVTADIFSGRVGQNTWIPSPYAPGSLYLDEYDAPYWGGNILTRLEHDFGRDVNLAVQVFFDAVELKRRFQGGVYGPDQTSTEGTYTLDFDSQIHFPIGSRHDVIAGIGYRSIWDKFTSEPYWSATMSPSHLQRSIYSAFVHDTITLWEDRLALILGCKLEHNDYTGFEVQPSARLLWTPSERHTLWAAVSRAVRTPSRAERDQLYLREPAMAITNVNLSPTAALIGAAGGVRTLLATGLASGAGAGGYSIPVIPVVQGSDDFVSEELVAIEMGYRMQPVDRFSLDIAGFVNFYDKLMVMEADNLVLGPGYALFGLKVSNGRKGTGYGVELSARWEATDWWRLDASYSYQHVDTWQRSAGRNLLPMGGTEDSPESTASLQSHMDLPSGIELDVTGRYTDELASLEVDSYLEMDARLAWSPYEALEIALIGRNLLHNHHEEFKDRIVYLGDSQIERSVLAKVTWRF, from the coding sequence ATGGATAATTTGCTGCCCGTGATGGTGCAGCGCATCATTCTGGGTCTTGTCATGTGTTGCGTTTGCCTGCCGGTGGCGGCGCAGGCCCAGGAAGAATCGAACGCTTCCCAGGTGGACATCACCGAGCTCTCTCTTGAAACGCTCGTCAACTTACAGGTGGTCACGGCGTGTCGCGCCAAGAAGGCCCTGTTCAAGACGGCCTCGGCCGGCTACGTGATCACATCCGAAGACATCCGCCGTTCATCCGCCACCACCATCCCGGATCTTTTGCGCACCGTGCCGGGGGTCAATGTGGCGCAGATCAACGCCAACTCCTGGTCCGTGTCGGTCCGCGGCTTCGGCCAACGCTTTTCGGGCAAGCTTCTGGTGCTCAAGGACGGCATGACCATCTACACGCCCACCTTTTCCGGCGTGTACTGGGACATCCGCGACACCATGCTGGAGGATGTGGACCGCATCGAGATCATCCGCGGGCCCGGCGGCGCGGTGTGGGGCGCCAACGCGGTCAACGGCATCATCAACATCATTACCAAGAACGCGGCCGATACGCAGGGGGGGCTCGTGGTGGCGGCCGGCGGCACGGAAGAGGGCATCAGCGAGGTTCGCTACGGCGGCACAGTGGGCGACGACCTGTCCTACCGCATCTGGGGCAAGGGCGCCCTGCGCGACGCCTCTGTGCACGACGACGGCTCACGCGGCCAGGACGGGTGGAGCTCGCTGCGCGGCGGGTTGCGCGCCGACATGACGCCCACGGACAACGACCGCGTGACTGTGACGGCCGACATCTTTTCCGGCCGCGTGGGCCAGAACACCTGGATTCCCAGCCCGTACGCGCCGGGCAGCCTCTACCTGGACGAGTACGACGCTCCATACTGGGGCGGCAACATCCTCACGCGGCTGGAGCACGACTTCGGTCGCGACGTGAACCTGGCCGTGCAGGTGTTTTTCGACGCCGTGGAGCTGAAGCGGCGGTTCCAGGGCGGCGTGTACGGGCCGGATCAGACCTCCACCGAAGGCACGTACACCCTGGACTTCGATTCCCAGATTCACTTCCCCATCGGCTCGCGCCACGACGTGATAGCGGGGATCGGCTATCGCTCCATCTGGGACAAGTTCACCAGCGAGCCGTACTGGTCGGCCACCATGTCGCCGTCCCACCTGCAGCGATCCATTTACAGCGCCTTTGTGCACGACACGATCACCCTGTGGGAGGACCGGCTGGCCCTCATCCTGGGCTGCAAGCTGGAGCACAACGACTACACCGGGTTCGAGGTGCAGCCTTCGGCGCGGCTGCTGTGGACGCCCAGCGAGCGGCATACGCTCTGGGCGGCCGTTTCCCGCGCCGTGCGCACGCCGTCGCGCGCCGAGCGTGACCAGCTCTACCTGCGTGAGCCGGCCATGGCGATTACAAACGTCAATCTTTCGCCCACAGCGGCGCTGATCGGCGCGGCCGGCGGGGTCAGGACACTGCTGGCTACGGGCCTGGCCAGCGGCGCAGGCGCCGGCGGCTACTCCATACCGGTCATCCCCGTGGTCCAGGGCAGCGACGACTTTGTCTCCGAAGAGCTCGTGGCCATCGAGATGGGCTACCGCATGCAGCCCGTGGACAGGTTCAGCCTGGATATCGCGGGCTTCGTCAACTTCTACGACAAGCTGATGGTCATGGAGGCCGACAACCTGGTTCTCGGCCCGGGCTACGCGCTGTTTGGCTTGAAGGTCAGCAACGGCAGGAAGGGAACCGGCTACGGCGTGGAGCTTTCCGCACGGTGGGAGGCGACGGACTGGTGGCGGCTGGATGCGAGCTACAGCTACCAGCACGTGGATACGTGGCAGCGCTCGGCGGGCCGCAACCTGCTGCCCATGGGCGGTACGGAGGACAGCCCCGAGAGCACGGCCTCGCTGCAGTCGCACATGGACCTGCCCTCGGGTATCGAGCTCGATGTGACCGGCCGGTACACGGACGAGCTCGCATCCCTGGAGGTTGATTCCTATCTGGAGATGGATGCACGGCTCGCCTGGTCGCCGTACGAGGCCCTTGAGATCGCGCTGATTGGCAGGAACCTGCTCCATAACCACCACGAGGAGTTCAAGGACAGGATCGTCTACCTGGGCGACTCCCAAATCGAGCGCAGCGTGCTCGCAAAGGTGACCTGGCGATTCTGA
- the tsaA gene encoding tRNA (N6-threonylcarbamoyladenosine(37)-N6)-methyltransferase TrmO, translated as MTIPYSPIGFFKTLHKNVAGTPDQPSDAIGMPGNVLVLPEYQGGLQDLVGFSHVILLYHMHEAAPRGTEPRGVFATRSPARPNPIGMSVLRLNAIRDGVVLLENVDVLDGTPVLDIKPYIPDFDVWPAHCPDRTGAGSTPYRSGENAAC; from the coding sequence ATGACCATACCCTACAGCCCTATTGGTTTCTTCAAGACGCTCCACAAGAACGTGGCAGGAACGCCGGACCAGCCCAGCGACGCCATTGGCATGCCGGGAAACGTCCTGGTTCTGCCGGAGTATCAGGGCGGCCTGCAGGACCTCGTGGGCTTCTCCCACGTCATCCTGCTCTACCACATGCATGAAGCCGCACCCCGGGGCACAGAGCCGCGCGGCGTCTTCGCCACCCGTTCCCCTGCCAGGCCCAACCCCATCGGGATGTCGGTCCTGCGCCTCAACGCCATACGTGACGGCGTCGTGCTTCTGGAAAACGTGGACGTCCTGGACGGAACGCCTGTGCTGGACATCAAGCCATACATCCCGGACTTCGACGTCTGGCCGGCACACTGTCCCGACCGGACCGGAGCCGGCTCCACGCCATACCGCAGCGGCGAAAACGCCGCCTGCTGA
- a CDS encoding alpha/beta fold hydrolase, translated as MSTMLLVHGAFQGGWVWSETAAALAQRGHTVHRPTLSGCGYLHHGFRNGYDLNTYIQDISNYIQFEGLDDFTLVAHSYSGMICGAVASRTPHLINRVIYVDALLPETNRSFVDIAGEGFRHMLEAHKTKGGRIMPWPLQVFGVPDEKADWFRTRLCDFPESAFSTPFPGEFDPTAVPAAYITCEKTPSPFIRAMAGKAERYGWHLSTLDSGHCSMTSHPQELAAMLDEIARMELPASANAA; from the coding sequence ATGTCGACCATGCTTCTCGTTCACGGCGCCTTCCAGGGCGGTTGGGTCTGGTCCGAGACGGCCGCGGCCCTTGCCCAGCGCGGACACACCGTGCACAGGCCCACCCTGTCCGGCTGCGGCTACCTGCACCACGGATTCCGCAACGGCTACGACCTCAATACCTACATCCAGGACATCTCGAACTACATCCAGTTCGAGGGCCTCGACGACTTCACCCTGGTGGCGCACAGCTACTCCGGCATGATCTGCGGGGCCGTGGCTTCGCGCACGCCGCACCTCATCAACCGCGTCATCTATGTGGACGCGCTGCTGCCGGAGACGAATCGCTCGTTTGTGGACATCGCCGGGGAAGGCTTCCGCCACATGCTGGAGGCGCACAAGACCAAGGGCGGCCGGATCATGCCGTGGCCGCTGCAGGTCTTCGGCGTGCCGGATGAAAAGGCCGACTGGTTCCGCACGCGGCTGTGCGACTTTCCCGAGTCCGCGTTCTCCACGCCCTTCCCGGGCGAGTTCGACCCCACGGCCGTGCCGGCTGCGTACATCACCTGCGAGAAGACGCCCAGCCCGTTCATCCGCGCCATGGCCGGCAAGGCGGAACGCTACGGCTGGCACCTGTCCACGCTGGACTCCGGCCACTGCTCCATGACCAGCCACCCACAGGAGCTGGCCGCCATGCTGGACGAAATCGCGCGTATGGAGCTGCCCGCCTCCGCCAACGCGGCCTGA
- a CDS encoding ATP-binding cassette domain-containing protein: protein MSLHATLHKNLQHFRLELRLDCGDGELLAIVGPSGSGKTTVLRCLAGLEPLDDGEIRFGQETWCQGNRRHMTPQRRRVGLLSQDALLFPHMTLLQNVRFAAAQDMVPPSALLASMGLEHLQDCKPHEVSGGERQRAALCQVLARMPRLLLLDEPFSALDVENRFILRKRLHAIRTTWKIPVILVTHDLAEATAMADTVLSLRNGREDPAWLERQLRLLHGEESLETAEPEPSSTCYNTIDARYGALS, encoded by the coding sequence ATGAGCCTGCACGCGACATTGCACAAGAATTTGCAGCACTTCCGCCTGGAGCTGCGCCTGGACTGCGGCGACGGCGAGCTGCTGGCCATCGTCGGTCCTTCCGGCTCCGGCAAGACCACTGTGCTGCGCTGTCTGGCCGGGCTGGAGCCCCTCGACGACGGCGAGATACGCTTTGGCCAGGAGACCTGGTGCCAGGGAAACCGCCGCCACATGACGCCCCAGCGCCGGCGCGTCGGCCTGCTCTCCCAGGACGCCCTGCTCTTCCCGCACATGACCCTGCTGCAGAACGTGCGCTTTGCCGCCGCGCAGGACATGGTCCCGCCCTCGGCTCTGCTCGCATCCATGGGGCTGGAGCACCTGCAGGACTGCAAGCCGCACGAGGTTTCCGGCGGCGAGCGCCAACGCGCCGCCCTCTGCCAGGTGCTGGCGCGCATGCCGCGCCTGCTCCTTCTGGACGAGCCCTTCTCCGCCCTCGACGTGGAGAACCGCTTCATCCTGCGCAAACGGCTGCACGCCATCCGCACCACGTGGAAGATTCCGGTCATCCTGGTCACGCACGATCTGGCCGAGGCCACGGCCATGGCCGACACGGTGCTCTCCCTGCGCAACGGCCGCGAGGACCCGGCCTGGCTGGAGCGGCAGCTCCGCCTGCTGCACGGCGAGGAGTCGCTGGAAACCGCCGAGCCCGAACCATCATCCACCTGCTACAACACCATCGACGCCCGCTACGGAGCCCTCTCATGA
- the modA gene encoding molybdate ABC transporter substrate-binding protein encodes MKKLATLVLACLVLFGATQLARADDSLTIAAGAGYKKLVTALGKAFTAETGIETQQIYGNMGQVTAQAQNSGVVDTVIGDKRYLDGSDLPFSTEYVIGKGKLVLAVAKGVSLPAVFDLKVLDAESAPKVLTDPAVTRIAHPDAKKAIYGRAATQFLANTGLAEQLEPKLIEVGTVPQVSAYVVNGEVDLGFINLTDGYAIQDRAARIIPVDEALYEPITIVAKTLNGCPSPDIAKRFGEFLQTDTARAIATKHGL; translated from the coding sequence ATGAAAAAGCTCGCAACACTCGTTCTGGCCTGCCTTGTCCTTTTCGGCGCAACGCAGCTTGCCCGTGCCGACGACTCCCTGACCATCGCCGCCGGCGCCGGCTACAAGAAGCTGGTCACGGCCCTGGGCAAGGCATTCACCGCGGAAACCGGCATCGAGACACAGCAGATATACGGCAACATGGGACAAGTGACCGCCCAGGCGCAGAACAGCGGCGTGGTGGATACGGTCATCGGCGATAAGCGCTATCTGGACGGCTCGGACCTGCCATTCAGCACGGAATACGTGATCGGCAAGGGCAAGCTCGTGCTGGCCGTGGCCAAGGGTGTGTCGCTCCCGGCCGTGTTCGACCTCAAGGTGCTGGACGCAGAAAGCGCGCCCAAGGTGCTGACCGATCCCGCCGTCACGCGCATCGCGCACCCTGACGCCAAGAAGGCCATCTACGGCCGGGCGGCCACGCAGTTTCTCGCCAACACCGGCCTGGCCGAGCAGCTCGAGCCCAAGCTCATCGAGGTGGGCACGGTGCCGCAGGTCTCGGCGTACGTGGTCAACGGCGAGGTGGACCTGGGATTCATCAACCTCACCGACGGCTACGCCATCCAGGACCGCGCGGCGCGCATCATTCCCGTGGACGAAGCGCTGTACGAGCCCATCACCATCGTGGCCAAGACGTTGAACGGCTGTCCGTCGCCGGATATTGCCAAGCGTTTCGGCGAGTTTCTGCAAACGGACACCGCGCGCGCCATCGCCACGAAGCACGGGCTCTAG
- a CDS encoding molybdate ABC transporter permease subunit, translated as MLDVIGVLSDQAVAGPMLLSLQTAAVAAPCLATVGVCLGYLLGRGRGPWISALDFLVTLPLVFPPIATGFLLLMLLGRRGLLGAMLSERLGVEFVFSFWGVALASFVAGLPLIVKPVQAAVQRETGRLIEAAYVLGKSRFTTFLRVVLPSIRRSVCVGLFLALARSLGEVGVTLMLGGNIVGKTNTVSLEIYNAVFTGEYDRAFALVIVLGIVSLMLVASTRRLAVS; from the coding sequence ATGCTGGACGTGATCGGCGTGCTTTCCGACCAGGCAGTGGCCGGACCAATGCTCCTCAGCCTGCAGACGGCGGCCGTGGCCGCACCGTGCCTGGCCACGGTCGGCGTCTGTTTGGGGTATCTACTGGGCCGCGGCCGCGGACCGTGGATATCGGCGCTGGACTTCCTGGTCACGCTGCCGCTGGTCTTCCCGCCCATCGCCACAGGCTTTCTGCTGCTCATGCTGCTGGGCCGGCGGGGATTGCTGGGAGCCATGCTCTCGGAGCGGCTGGGCGTGGAGTTCGTGTTCAGCTTCTGGGGCGTGGCGCTGGCCTCCTTCGTGGCCGGGCTGCCCCTCATCGTGAAGCCGGTGCAGGCGGCCGTACAGCGGGAGACCGGCCGGCTCATCGAGGCGGCCTACGTGCTCGGCAAGTCGCGGTTCACGACCTTTCTTCGGGTAGTGCTGCCGTCCATCCGCCGCAGCGTGTGCGTGGGGCTGTTCCTGGCCCTGGCGCGCTCCCTGGGCGAGGTGGGCGTCACGCTCATGCTGGGCGGCAACATCGTGGGCAAGACCAACACGGTCTCGCTGGAGATCTACAATGCGGTGTTCACCGGCGAGTACGACCGCGCCTTTGCCCTCGTGATTGTCCTGGGCATCGTCTCGCTCATGCTCGTGGCCTCCACGCGGCGGCTGGCCGTAAGCTAA
- a CDS encoding sigma-54 interaction domain-containing protein, with amino-acid sequence MDDDFNISCSSECLRTLYNTIAEGLVVVDVKGRIRMANPAIERLTGYSSEELVGRSCSILRCDVCETSRREGRDHWCRLFDRGHESRKQCSIIRKDGGCVPVLKNASLLKDGDRVIGAVETLTDISELVQRDETIRELSQKLSASAGFHGLVGRSPAMIKLFRALERTAQSDAPVIIYGESGTGKELAARAIHELGPRRLGPYIQLNCAAINEALFESELFGHVKGAFTGAIRHRQGRMEAAHGGDLFLDEIGDVPLAIQVKLLRVLETHRIERVGDHKPIDTDVRFIAATNRDLARLVAEGKYREDFFYRINVLPVHIPPLRERKEDIPLLCDHFLQNSRLPVDSGMEPEAMNVILAYDWPGNVRELRSALEFARTHAGEGVIRVEHLPPHVTASRRLCSPAPPPYLPVDAVSNGAAAARAEAGVDPEKAELLDALTRTGGNKSEAARLLGVHRGTVLNRMRKHGVDLTKMVTS; translated from the coding sequence ATGGACGATGATTTCAACATCTCCTGCTCTTCGGAGTGCCTGCGGACCCTGTACAACACCATTGCCGAGGGGCTGGTGGTCGTGGACGTCAAAGGCCGGATTCGCATGGCCAACCCGGCCATCGAGCGGCTCACCGGGTATAGCAGCGAGGAGCTGGTGGGGCGCTCCTGCTCCATTCTGCGCTGCGACGTGTGCGAGACATCGCGCCGGGAGGGCCGCGACCACTGGTGCCGGCTCTTCGACCGCGGCCATGAATCGCGCAAGCAGTGCTCCATCATCCGCAAGGACGGCGGCTGCGTGCCCGTGCTCAAGAACGCCTCCTTGCTCAAGGACGGGGACCGCGTGATCGGCGCCGTGGAGACGCTCACCGATATCTCCGAGCTCGTGCAGCGCGATGAGACCATCCGCGAGCTCTCGCAGAAGCTCTCAGCCTCGGCCGGATTCCATGGCCTGGTCGGTCGTTCGCCCGCCATGATCAAGCTGTTCCGCGCCCTGGAGCGCACCGCCCAGAGCGACGCACCCGTGATCATCTACGGCGAGTCCGGCACGGGCAAGGAGCTGGCGGCCCGCGCCATCCACGAGCTGGGACCGCGCCGCCTCGGGCCCTATATCCAGCTCAACTGCGCCGCCATCAACGAAGCTCTGTTCGAGAGCGAACTCTTCGGCCACGTGAAGGGCGCGTTCACCGGCGCCATCCGCCATCGGCAGGGCCGTATGGAGGCCGCCCACGGCGGCGACCTCTTCCTGGACGAGATCGGCGACGTGCCCCTGGCCATCCAGGTCAAGCTGCTGCGCGTGCTGGAGACGCACCGCATAGAGCGCGTGGGCGACCACAAGCCCATCGACACGGACGTGCGTTTCATCGCAGCCACCAACCGCGACCTTGCCCGCCTCGTGGCCGAAGGGAAGTACCGCGAGGACTTCTTCTACCGCATCAATGTCCTGCCCGTGCACATCCCGCCCCTGCGCGAACGCAAGGAGGACATCCCGCTGCTCTGCGACCACTTCCTCCAGAACAGCCGGCTGCCCGTAGACTCGGGCATGGAGCCCGAAGCCATGAACGTGATTCTGGCCTATGACTGGCCGGGCAACGTGCGCGAGCTGCGTTCCGCCCTGGAGTTCGCCCGCACCCACGCCGGCGAGGGCGTCATCCGCGTGGAGCACCTGCCCCCGCACGTCACTGCGTCCAGGCGGCTCTGCTCGCCGGCACCGCCGCCATATCTCCCTGTCGATGCCGTCTCCAACGGCGCGGCGGCCGCACGCGCTGAGGCGGGCGTGGATCCGGAAAAGGCCGAGCTGCTGGATGCTCTGACCCGCACCGGGGGCAACAAGTCCGAGGCCGCGCGGCTGTTGGGCGTGCATCGCGGCACGGTGCTCAACCGTATGCGCAAGCACGGCGTGGACCTGACGAAGATGGTGACGAGCTGA
- a CDS encoding 4Fe-4S dicluster domain-containing protein: MSRKKSTISRRSFLRGAAIAGVGAPALARAGAQDAKGEELATLLDISKCVGCGACVVACGEANESRYPKPEKPFPEMFPPRVKVADWSDDRYVDDRLTPYNWLFVDNITVNHEGTEHEIHMPRRCMHCTNPPCANLCPWGAAAKKDDGAVVIDPDVCLGGSKCKSVCPWDIPQRQTGVGLYLDLLPRFAGNGVMFKCDRCQPRMAEGKLPACIEACPMQVQQIGPRSEIIAKAKALAAEMNGYIYGLEENGGTNTIYVSPVPFEKLEQARAKVAPSAGKKGKGKHASKGKNSGRPNLTQVGSPFEKEDMFAAAVFTAPVAGLAAGAIRLLRKTQSGHGEDS; the protein is encoded by the coding sequence GTGTCCCGTAAAAAATCCACCATATCCCGGCGCTCCTTTCTGCGCGGCGCGGCCATCGCCGGTGTCGGCGCGCCTGCTCTGGCGCGTGCCGGCGCGCAGGACGCCAAAGGCGAAGAGCTCGCCACCCTGCTCGACATATCCAAGTGCGTTGGCTGCGGCGCCTGCGTTGTTGCCTGCGGCGAGGCCAACGAGTCCCGCTACCCCAAGCCCGAGAAGCCCTTTCCCGAGATGTTCCCGCCCCGCGTGAAGGTCGCGGACTGGTCGGACGACCGCTACGTGGACGACCGGCTGACCCCGTACAACTGGCTGTTCGTGGACAACATCACCGTGAACCACGAGGGCACGGAGCACGAGATCCACATGCCGCGGCGGTGCATGCACTGCACGAATCCGCCCTGCGCCAACCTCTGCCCCTGGGGCGCGGCGGCCAAGAAGGACGACGGCGCCGTGGTCATCGACCCGGACGTCTGCCTCGGCGGCTCCAAGTGCAAGTCCGTGTGCCCGTGGGACATTCCCCAGCGGCAAACCGGCGTGGGCTTGTACCTGGACCTGCTGCCTCGCTTCGCCGGCAACGGCGTGATGTTCAAGTGCGACCGCTGCCAGCCGCGCATGGCCGAGGGTAAGCTGCCGGCCTGCATCGAGGCGTGCCCCATGCAGGTGCAGCAGATCGGCCCGCGCAGCGAGATCATCGCCAAGGCCAAGGCCCTGGCCGCAGAGATGAACGGCTACATCTACGGCCTGGAGGAGAACGGCGGCACTAACACCATTTACGTTTCGCCCGTGCCCTTCGAGAAGCTGGAGCAAGCCCGCGCCAAGGTCGCCCCCAGCGCAGGAAAGAAAGGCAAGGGCAAGCACGCGAGTAAGGGTAAGAACTCTGGCCGGCCGAACCTCACGCAGGTGGGCTCGCCCTTTGAGAAGGAAGACATGTTCGCCGCCGCCGTGTTCACGGCTCCTGTGGCGGGCCTTGCCGCCGGGGCGATCCGGCTGCTGCGCAAGACGCAGTCCGGTCACGGGGAGGACTCGTAA
- a CDS encoding FeS-binding protein: MRTRTLLFALLMAAMAISGFGQMPIFKRYYIADIPGMAWTADYYFTHMMHYAGGAILLALLGYAAVRLFAAAGRVTLSGWLRIGLWALIAVTGLARVTKNLPDMHLGPELTMAVDVTHLAAVMLLGLTALMARLLGRGEYLRVEE; this comes from the coding sequence ATGCGCACGCGCACCCTGCTCTTCGCCCTGCTCATGGCGGCCATGGCCATCAGCGGCTTCGGCCAGATGCCCATCTTCAAGCGTTACTACATCGCCGACATTCCCGGCATGGCCTGGACCGCGGACTACTACTTCACCCACATGATGCACTACGCGGGCGGGGCCATCCTGCTGGCGCTGCTGGGCTACGCCGCCGTACGGCTCTTTGCCGCGGCGGGCCGCGTCACCCTCTCCGGCTGGCTGCGCATCGGGCTGTGGGCGCTCATTGCGGTTACCGGCCTGGCGCGCGTGACCAAGAACCTGCCGGACATGCACCTCGGCCCGGAGCTGACCATGGCAGTGGATGTGACCCACCTCGCCGCCGTGATGCTGCTGGGGCTGACCGCGCTCATGGCGCGGCTTCTGGGCCGCGGCGAATACCTGCGGGTGGAGGAGTAG